A single region of the Coleofasciculus sp. FACHB-T130 genome encodes:
- the hisF gene encoding imidazole glycerol phosphate synthase subunit HisF, which translates to MLAKRILPCLDVKAGRVVKGVNFVNLQDAGDPVELAQAYNQAGADELVFLDITATHEDRGIILDVVYRTAEQVFIPLTVGGGIQSLENIKQLLRAGADKVSINSAAVRDPELIDRASDRFGNQCIVVAIDARKRQDPTNPGWDVYVRGGRENTGIDAINWAQEVEQRGAGELLVTSMDADGTKAGYDLELTRTIAEQVQIPVIASGGAGNTSHIYDALTEGKAEAALLASLLHYGELTVSEIKNYLAEHQVPVRLL; encoded by the coding sequence ATGCTTGCAAAAAGAATACTGCCTTGCTTAGATGTGAAAGCAGGGCGAGTTGTCAAAGGGGTTAACTTTGTCAATCTCCAGGATGCTGGCGATCCGGTGGAACTGGCACAAGCTTATAATCAGGCGGGTGCAGATGAGTTGGTGTTTCTGGATATTACTGCCACTCACGAAGACCGGGGCATCATTCTGGATGTGGTATACCGCACCGCTGAGCAGGTATTTATCCCTCTAACTGTGGGTGGGGGAATTCAATCCTTAGAAAATATTAAACAATTGTTAAGGGCTGGCGCAGACAAAGTCAGCATTAACTCGGCAGCGGTACGCGATCCAGAGTTGATCGATCGGGCGAGCGATCGCTTCGGCAACCAGTGCATCGTGGTAGCAATTGATGCACGGAAACGGCAAGACCCCACCAATCCCGGTTGGGATGTTTACGTGCGGGGTGGGCGGGAAAACACAGGCATTGATGCAATCAATTGGGCGCAAGAAGTCGAGCAACGCGGCGCGGGCGAACTGCTCGTCACCAGTATGGACGCCGATGGAACTAAAGCAGGCTATGACTTAGAGCTTACACGTACCATAGCGGAACAAGTACAAATTCCAGTAATTGCCTCCGGTGGTGCTGGTAACACGAGTCACATTTATGACGCCTTAACGGAAGGGAAAGCAGAAGCTGCCCTGCTGGCTTCCCTCCTGCATTACGGAGAACTCACTGTATCAGAAATTAAAAACTATCTCGCAGAGCATCAGGTGCCAGTGCGGCTTTTGTAA
- the ruvB gene encoding Holliday junction branch migration DNA helicase RuvB has translation MAIISSKQQPQEPNGQPQERRKPAGRRKSQPEETVEELLQPTVAMDETEKQEEGLRPQRLAEYIGQKDLKGVLEIAIQAAKGRGESMDHLLLYGPPGLGKTTMSLILATEMGTTCKITSAPALERPRDIVGILMSLKPGDIIFIDEIHRLSRMTEELLYPAMEDFRLDITIGKGQSAKTRSLPLPPFTLVGATTRVGSLSSPLRDRFGLIQRLRFYELDELILIVQRTAEVIQAPVTPDGAEEIARRSRGTPRIANRLLKRVRDFAQVKKVGEITQPIAVEALEVFGVDPMGLDWADRLMLTVMIEQFNGGPVGLEAIAAATGEDAQTIEDVYEPYLLQIGYLHRTPRGRIATPAARKHLGYDSSLF, from the coding sequence ATGGCGATAATTTCTTCTAAACAGCAGCCTCAAGAACCCAACGGGCAACCCCAGGAACGCCGAAAGCCAGCGGGACGCCGCAAATCTCAGCCAGAAGAGACGGTTGAAGAGTTATTACAGCCAACTGTCGCAATGGACGAAACCGAGAAGCAAGAAGAAGGTCTGCGACCCCAACGACTAGCTGAGTATATTGGGCAAAAAGACCTCAAGGGCGTTCTAGAAATTGCGATTCAAGCGGCAAAAGGCAGAGGCGAGTCGATGGATCACTTGCTGCTGTATGGTCCGCCGGGTTTAGGAAAAACCACAATGTCGTTGATTTTGGCGACGGAGATGGGAACCACTTGTAAAATCACCTCTGCACCCGCTTTAGAGCGTCCCCGCGATATTGTGGGGATACTAATGAGCCTAAAGCCGGGAGATATTATATTTATTGACGAAATCCACCGCTTGAGTCGGATGACGGAGGAATTGCTTTATCCGGCAATGGAGGATTTTCGATTAGATATTACGATTGGCAAGGGTCAAAGTGCGAAAACTCGCAGCTTGCCGCTACCGCCGTTTACGCTAGTGGGAGCAACGACGCGGGTAGGTTCGCTGTCGTCACCATTACGCGATCGCTTTGGTTTAATTCAACGGTTACGCTTTTATGAGTTGGATGAACTGATTTTGATTGTGCAGCGGACGGCTGAAGTGATCCAAGCCCCGGTTACGCCGGATGGTGCTGAAGAAATTGCGCGTCGTTCCCGTGGAACTCCCCGAATTGCCAATCGCCTTTTAAAACGGGTGCGAGATTTTGCTCAGGTAAAAAAAGTTGGGGAAATTACACAACCTATTGCAGTGGAAGCTTTGGAAGTCTTCGGTGTAGATCCGATGGGTTTAGATTGGGCAGATCGGTTGATGCTGACCGTCATGATAGAACAATTTAATGGGGGGCCTGTAGGCTTGGAAGCGATCGCCGCCGCGACTGGGGAAGATGCCCAAACAATTGAAGATGTCTATGAGCCGTATTTATTGCAGATTGGCTATTTGCACCGCACGCCTCGCGGTCGCATTGCCACTCCCGCAGCCCGAAAGCACTTAGGATATGATTCGTCATTATTCTAA